A DNA window from Gasterosteus aculeatus chromosome 16, fGasAcu3.hap1.1, whole genome shotgun sequence contains the following coding sequences:
- the pcdh8.1 gene encoding protocadherin-8, whose translation MGFCKTAGIGLCAVLSLFVYSAQGTTTRYFTYEEDAPGTEIGNLSRDLKIDPADDPETSFRFMQENNSSVIDMREIDGLLSVAETIDREQLCPRSPRCFVAFDVVAFSKEKFQLIHVEVEVKDINDHSPRFLRNETNLEIVENVPLHSRFPLQIALDQDVGENYIQSYNISASSHFAVEVRDRDDGVKFAELVLVRELDREVEDRFTIEVTAADGGAPAKSGSMVVHVSVLDFNDNSPTFEHSSLKVELNEDAPVGHRVLKVHAFDPDDGVNGEVTYAFADGLPAEVGRLFHVDPYSGDVTLKALVDFEKRRSYELNVVASDLGANSVPSSCRIVVDVVDVNDNAPEISIKPMTSSSDGVAYITEAAAAESFVALISTSDRDSGSNGYVRISLLGHEHFTLQQAYGDSFMIITSTTLDREKIPEYNLTVIAEDVGSPPFKTVRQYTIRVTDENDNPPLFSKSLFEVSVLENNIPGSYVTTVVARDLDVGKNAKVSYKLIDSEVPGGSPVSTYVSVDSVSGSLYTLRSFDHETLQQIELVIQAEDRGSPSLSSTTTIRMKVVDLNDNYPYFTFPVLVNDSADIPLPFNAPAGYLALRVSAEDEDEGVNGELCYEIVQGDPRLFAMNKDTGEIALKQWLTSEIGDVLEMRIAVSDNGRSPLGSSATIRFVVSDTQPSEDQVVVVLRSSDEEGSGLDGSLIVIVMLSGGCALLLIAIMAVVVTCKLGRRARSRGSKREARHSLFDRRPVPMLGSAEPNIYTGQRGFFHERTSSSLEDSCLYEERSGDSEKKMFLPSKPFQATSVWQGDKYCLQVSGIGISDQLSVKDSGKGDSDFNDSDSDISGDGGKKNFSTFQPRIKCSSSTANSLSGDRQSTYWSAPQPSFRGPTDNAYTIGFAPVPVFNQPHGYPPLWKDSCYGTNLPKSRSSMQTFSKTGTLPSYFPQQQQREGCGGGAGIHNHSPTIVTVATASEVATIF comes from the exons ATGGGATTTTGCAAGACGGCAGGGATCGGCCTGTGCGCGGTGCTCTCTTTATTTGTCTACTCTGCTCAGGGTACAACTACCAGGTATTTCACCTATGAAGAGGACGCACCCGGAACGGAGATAGGCAATCTATCCCGAGATTTAAAGATCGATCCAGCTGATGACCCCGAGACGTCGTTCCGCTTCATGCAAGAAAACAACTCCTCCGTCATTGACATGAGGGAGATTGACGGACTTCTGAGTGTGGCGGAAACAATCGACAGGGAGCAGCTGTGCCCCAGGTCCCCGCGCTGCTTCGTCGCCTTCGACGTCGTGGCCTTCTCCAAAGAAAAGTTCCAACTCATCCACGTGGAAGTGGAGGTGAAGGACATCAACGACCACTCGCCTCGTTTCCTGCGCAACGAGACCAATCTGGAGATCGTGGAGAACGTCCCGCTGCACTCCAGGTTCCCGCTGCAGATCGCGCTCGACCAGGACGTGGGGGAGAACTACATCCAGAGCTACAacatctccgcctccagccaCTTCGCCGTCGAGGTGCGCGATCGCGACGACGGGGTGAAGTTTGCAGAGCTGGTGCTGGTGAGGGAGCTCgacagggaggtggaggaccGCTTCACGATCGAAGTCACGGCCGCCGACGGAGGAGCGCCGGCCAAGTCCGGCTCAATGGTGGTACACGTCAGCGTGCTGGACTTCAACGACAACAGCCCGACCTTTGAGCACAGCTCCCTGAAAGTGGAGCTCAACGAAGACGCCCCGGTCGGGCACAGAGTTCTGAAAGTGCACGCTTTTGACCCCGACGACGGGGTCAACGGCGAAGTGACGTACGCGTTCGCCGACGGGCTCCCGGCGGAAGTTGGCCGCCTCTTCCACGTTGACCCTTACTCCGGGGACGTGACCCTGAAGGCGCTGGTTGACTTTGAGAAAAGGAGGTCCTACGAGCTGAACGTCGTAGCCTCGGATTTAGGCGCAAACTCCGTGCCGTCCAGCTGCAGGATCGTGGTGGACGTCGTGGATGTGAACGACAACGCGCCCGAAATCAGCATCAAGCCGATGACTTCCAGCAGCGATGGAGTGGCCTACATCACAGAAGCCGCGGCCGCAGAGAGCTTCGTGGCTCTGATCAGCACCTCGGACAGAGACTCTGGCTCCAACGGGTACGTGCGCATCAGCCTGCTCGGGCACGAGCATTTCACCCTGCAGCAGGCGTACGGGGACTCCTTCATGATTATTACCAGCACTACTTTAGACAGAGAGAAAATCCCAGAGTACAATTTGACTGTGATTGCGGAGGACGTGGGAAGCCCGCCGTTCAAAACAGTCAGGCAGTACACCATCCGCGTGACGGACGAGAACGACAACCCGCCGCTCTTCAGTAAGTCCCTTTTTGAAGTTTCGGTCCTCGAAAATAACATCCCGGGTTCGTATGTGACCACTGTGGTTGCTCGCGATCTCGACGTGGGAAAGAATGCCAAAGTGTCCTACAAACTCATAGATTCGGAGGTGCCAGGTGGATCCCCCGTGTCCACTTATGTTTCTGTAGATTCAGTCTCTGGCTCGTTGTACACTTTGAGGTCTTTTGATCATGAGACTCTTCAGCAGATCGAGCTAGTCATCCAAGCCGAAGACAGaggctccccctctctctcaagCACGACAACCATCAGAATGAAAGTTGTGGATCTGAATGACAATTACCCATACTTCACCTTCCCCGTCCTTGTGAACGACTCTGCGGATATCCCTCTGCCTTTTAATGCACCCGCCGGCTATCTTGCGCTTCGCGTCTCGGCtgaagacgaggacgagggAGTGAATGGCGAGCTGTGCTACGAAATTGTTCAAGGTGACCCGCGGCTCTTCGCAATGAACAAAGACACCGGAGAAATTGCTTTGAAGCAATGGCTGACATCTGAAATCGGCGACGTGCTGGAAATGAGAATCGCCGTGAGTGACAATGGCAGATCCCCGCTGGGTAGCAGTGCCACCATTAGGTTTGTTGTCTCAGACACACAGCCCTCTGAAGACCAAGTCGTCGTTGTGCTGCGGTCAAGTGATGAAGAGGGCTCCGGCCTGGACGGCTCATTAATTGTCATTGTCATGCTCAGCGGGGGATGTGCATTGCTGCTGATCGCAATAATGGCCGTAGTTGTGACGTGCAAACTCGGCCGCAGAGCCAGAAGCCGTGGCTCCAAGAGGGAAGCGCGTCACAGCCTGTTCGACAGGAGGCCCGTTCCCATGCTGGGCTCGGCAGAACCGAACATATACACCGGACAACGAGGCTTCTTCCACGAGAGAACCTCCTCATCCCTGGAGGATTCCTGCCTGTATGAGGAGCGGAGTGGGGACTCAGAGAAAAAG ATGTTCCTACCCTCCAAGCCTTTCCAGGCAACATCTGTGTGGCAAGGTGACAAATACTGCTTGCAAGTGAG TGGTATCGGCATCAGCGACCAGCTGAGCGTAAAGGACAGCGGCAAAGGGGACAGTGACTTCAATGACAGCGACTCTGACATCAGTGGCGACGGCGGCAAAAAGAACTTCAGCACCTTCCAACCGAGGATTAAGT GTTCATCCAGCACTGCCAACAGCTTGTCCGGGGATCGCCAAAGCACGTACTGGTCAGCACCGCAGCCGAGCTTCAGAGGCCCCACAGACAATGCATACACCATAGGATTCGCCCCAGTACCCGTCTTCAACCAACCTCACGGCTACCCTCCCCTTTGGAAGGACTCTTGCTATGGCACCAATCTCCCAAAATCGAGGAGCAGCATGCAGACCTTCTCGAAGACCGGGACCCTCCCATCCTACtttccccagcagcagcagcgtgaggggtgtggtgggggggctggaATCCACAACCACAGTCCAACTATAGTTACAGTGGCGACGGCATCAGAGGTGGCCACTATCTTttaa
- the LOC120834028 gene encoding LOW QUALITY PROTEIN: protocadherin-17 (The sequence of the model RefSeq protein was modified relative to this genomic sequence to represent the inferred CDS: inserted 1 base in 1 codon; deleted 1 base in 1 codon) has product MRLSVPIFFLLWVQALTLKNLNYSVPEEQGPGTVIGNIAKDAGYGTMERGKKSNFRVLENSAPHLVDVDPESGLIFTKQRIDRETLCRRNPKCQLSMEVFANDKEICMIKIDIQDINDNSPSFPSDHVNIDISENAAAGTRFPLTIAHDSDSGENGIKTYQVTRDDYNTFSLDLKVRGDGTIYPELVVQRPLDREDQSHHTLLLTAIDGGEYPRSGSMQINVRVTDSNDNSPVFEKSSYVIEIPENSSPGKVLIDLNATDQDEGSNGQVVYSFTGYASERIQDLFSIDSNTGIIKVHGEIDYEENPIIEFDVQAKDLGPNPIPGHCKITVKVLDKNDNSPVISFVSVRQGAISEAAPPESVIALVRVTDKDSGRNGQLQCRVLGNVPFRLQENNDNFYTLLTDRPLDREMKDEYNVTIVARDNGIPSLNYTKSFTVKILDENDNAPRFTKTVYVLQVPENNIPGEYLGSVLAHDPDVGRNGTVSYSILPSHIGDVSVYTYVSVNPTNGAIYASRSFNYEQTKSFEFKVQAKDGGSPHMESTSIVKVNVLDVNDNLPVIILPLLQNDTAEIPVPRNVGIGYIVATVKAVDHDHGESGHLTYEITEGNDDHLFEMDPVGGEVRTAHALWEEVTPVVELVVKVTDHGKPPLSAVAKLIIKANTETAAGGGSSAGGEQQHWDVSLPLIVTLCIISVMLLAVMTAIAVKSKHQDKETGNYNCRMAEYSNPPVGKGKKKRINKSDIMLVQSEMEERDSASRMNVVSSPSLITSPICFDYQSPLPLTLPRSEVMYLKTTXNSLTVPRAGCHSSFAGLSADTPANRMSVIQVARIIRKSSQLDVQTARVLNKAAVTLPDSLL; this is encoded by the exons ATGCGTCTCTCTGTacccattttctttttgctgtgGGTTCAAGCCCTGACATTGAAAAATCTGAATTATTCTGTTCCGGAGGAGCAAGGACCCGGCACTGTTATAGGTAATATAGCAAAAGATGCCGGTTATGGGACcatggagagaggaaaaaaatcgAACTTTAGAGTACTGGAGAATTCTGCTCCACATCTGGTGGATGTTGACCCGGAGAGTGGACTAATCTTCACTAAACAAAGGATTGACAGGGAAACGTTATGCAGGCGCAACCCAAAGTGCCAGCTCTCCATGGAGGTGTTTGCCAATGACAAGGAGATTTGCATGATCAAGATTGATATACAGGACATAAATGACAACTCGCCCAGTTTTCCTTCAGATCACGTTAATATCGATATTTCAGAAAATGCAGCTGCTGGGACACGCTTCCCCCTCACCATTGCACATGACTCGGATTCTGGAGAAAATGGGATAAAGACCTATCAGGTCACGAGAGATGATTACAATACGTTTTCTTTGGATTTAAAAGTGAGGGGCGATGGGACTATATATCCAGAGCTGGTGGTTCAGAGACCTCTGGATAGGGAGGATCAGAGTCATCacaccctcctcctcacagcaaTTGATGGCGGGGAGTATCCAAGATCAGGCTCCATGCAAATCAACGTCAGAGTGACTGATTCGAATGACAACAGCCCGGTGTTTGAGAAATCCTCTTATGTGATTGAGATTCCCGAGAATTCTTCCCCAGGAAAAGTGCTCATAGATTTAAATGCCACTGACCAAGACGAGGGGAGCAACGGGCAGGTAGTCTATTCCTTCACCGGATATGCATCCGAGAGAATCCAGGACTTGTTCTCCATTGACTCCAATACTGGCATCATCAAGGTCCATGGAGAAATTGACTATGAGGAGAATCCAATCATAGAGTTTGATGTTCAAGCTAAAGACCTCGGCCCCAACCCAATACCAGGCCACTGCAAAATAACTGTCAAAGTGCTTGACAAAAATGACAATTCGCCGGTAATAAGTTTTGTCTCCGTCCGGCAG GGAGCCATCAGCGAGGCAGCACCTCCAGAATCTGTCATAGCGCTGGTGAGAGTGACTGATAAGGACTCTGGCCGAAATGGTCAACTTCAGTGCAGGGTGCTGGGAAATGTACCCTTCAGGCTGCAGGAGAACAACGATAATTTCTACACGCTCCTCACGGACAGACCCCTGGACAGGGAAATGAAAGACGAATACAACGTGACGATAGTGGCGAGAGACAACGGGATCCCGTCTTTGAACTACACAAAGTCGTTTACTGTGAAAATCTTGGATGAGAATGACAATGCACCACGTTTTACAAAGACAGTGTATGTGCTACAGGTGCCTGAGAACAACATCCCCGGGGAATATCTGGGCTCTGTTCTGGCCCACGACCCAGACGTAGGGCGAAATGGAACGGTGTCGTACTCCATTCTGCCATCCCACATAGGGGACGTCTCCGTTTATACGTATGTATCTGTCAACCCCACCAACGGAGCCATATATGCCTCACGCTCTTTCAACTACGAGCAAACAAAATCCTTTGAGTTCAAAGTTCAAGCTAAAGACGGAGGATCCCCTCACATGGAAAGCACTTCTATCGTTAAGGTCAACGTCCTTGACGTCAACGACAATCTCCCAGTCATCATCTTACCCCTGCTGCAGAATGATACAGCCGAAATCCCCGTGCCTAGAAACGTTGGTATTGGATACATTGTGGCCACAGTGAAAGCGGTGGACCATGACCATGGAGAAAGTGGACATTTGACCTATGAAATCACAGAGGGAAATGACGATCACCTGTTTGAGATGGATCCGGTGGGAGGGGAGGTCAGAACCGCTCATGCTCTTTGGGAAGAGGTCACCCCAGTGGTTGAGCTGGTGGTGAAGGTAACTGACCATGGCAAGCCCCCCTTATCTGCCGTGGCTAAGCTCATCATTAAGGCGAACACGGAGACGGCAGCGGGAGGGGGCTCCAGCGCGGGCGGGGAGCAGCAGCACTGGGATGTATCCCTGCCCCTCATCGTTACCCTCTGCATTATCTCCGTCATGCTCTTAGCAGTCATGACCGCCATTGCCGTCAAGTCCAAACATCAAGATAAGGAGACTGGGAATTATAACTGCCGCATGGCTGAGTACTCCAATCCTCCAGTGgggaaagggaaaaagaaaaggatcaACAAGAGTGACATCATGCTGGTGCAGagtgagatggaggagagagattcTGCGAGCCGGATGAACGTGGTGAGCAGTCCTTCTCTCATCACTTCACCAATATGTTTTGACTACCAGAGTCCTCTGCCGCTCACACTgcccaggtcagaggtcatgtaCCTGAAAACCA CAAACAGCCTGACGGTCCCCAGGGCAGGTTGCCACTCCAGCTTTGCCGGGCTTAGCGCAGACACTCCAGCGAATAGGATGTCGGTGATACAG GTGGCCCGCATAATCAGAAAGTCCTCTCAGTTAGACGTGCAAACAGCGCGAGTCTTGAACAAGGCTGCTGTGACCCTGCCGGATTCACTGCTCTAG
- the LOC144388757 gene encoding uncharacterized protein LOC144388757, which translates to MSSAFSSRLFILATAGPNNKCLTVFAEQDKSVHCTDECRALGHSDRCWMPKLRVGSQADSADNRTNLFIPVGMDAMVETEIYGTISCGSRKTLSTFGKEQRDSTILVANVKPYLKSQRALSPPLQESPSVSSSPTKSSSGSVPPDLANRESKEEREGGSDSSAYGPPDGQCSPLHTEMEETPYLTRELRPKSLSSSLLHSSVISQECGGSDCTLDPRDSGN; encoded by the coding sequence ATGTCATCCGCATTTTCTTCTAGGTTGTTTATTCTTGCCACAGCGGGTCCCAATAACAAATGTTTAACTGTTTTTGCAGAGCAAGACAAATCAGTCCACTGCACCGACGAATGTCGTGCACTGGGACATTCTGACAGATGCTGGATGCCAAAGTTACGGGTAGGAAGCCAAGCAGACAGCGCCGATAATCGCACCAACCTTTTCATCCCCGTGGGAATGGATGCCATGGTAGAGACAGAGATTTATGGCACCATCAGCTGCGGCAGCAGAAAAACCCTCAGCACGTTTGGAAAAGAGCAGCGGGACAGTACAATCCTTGTGGCCAACGTCAAACCTTACTTAAAATCGCAGCGCGCGCTGAGCCCCCCTCTGCAGGAGAGTCCGTCGGTGTCCAGCAGTCCCACCAAGAGTAGTAGTGGAAGTGTGCCCCCGGACTTGGCCAACCGCGAGTCcaaagaagagagggagggcggTTCAGACAGCAGTGCCTACGGCCCACCAGATGGCCAGTGCTCCCCACTGCACACCGAAATGGAGGAGACCCCCTACCTGACCCGCGAGCTCAGGCCCAAGTCCCTGTCAAGCAGCCTCCTCCACAGCTCTGTCATCAGCCAGGAGTGCGGGGGGTCCGACTGCACTCTCGACCCGCGGGA